The Microbacterium sp. Nx66 genome contains a region encoding:
- a CDS encoding dehydrogenase → MAAKKAKSGKSAKKKPAPEDFRSEALALALEKQDVAAVALALRHGTTVVPLIKPGARDNPLDSGEVWTYRDPNSGDLALLLFSDAKNKPANLPPGVGIYDATWLRAFLSAHPITTVFLDIAGPHPMQADPVELLKALDA, encoded by the coding sequence ATGGCAGCGAAGAAGGCGAAGTCCGGGAAGAGCGCGAAGAAGAAGCCCGCCCCGGAGGACTTCCGGTCCGAAGCACTCGCGCTCGCGCTCGAGAAGCAGGACGTCGCCGCAGTCGCGCTCGCCCTGCGGCACGGCACCACCGTCGTCCCGCTCATCAAGCCGGGCGCCCGCGACAACCCGCTCGACAGCGGCGAGGTCTGGACCTACCGCGACCCGAACTCGGGTGACCTCGCCCTCCTCCTGTTCAGCGACGCGAAGAACAAGCCGGCGAACCTGCCGCCCGGCGTGGGCATCTACGACGCGACCTGGCTGCGGGCGTTCCTCTCCGCGCACCCGATCACGACCGTGTTCCTCGACATCGCAGGACCGCACCCGATGCAGGCCGACCCGGTGGAACTGCTCAAGGCCCTCGACGCCTGA
- a CDS encoding amino-acid N-acetyltransferase, with the protein MSAYIVRPARSADIVSIRNLLQPMVEQRILLGKDLAVLYGAVQEFVVAEADGELIGCGALHVIWEDLGEVRTLLVRDDWLHHGVGRAIVERLEENARALGLTRLFCLTFEVDFFGRRGFTPIGEQVVDPDVYSQLLRSGDAGVEEFLDLAHVKPNTLGNTRMLKVL; encoded by the coding sequence GTGAGCGCGTACATCGTCCGGCCGGCCCGCAGCGCCGACATCGTCAGCATCCGGAACCTGCTCCAGCCGATGGTGGAGCAGCGCATCCTGCTCGGCAAGGACCTCGCCGTGCTCTACGGCGCCGTGCAGGAGTTCGTCGTCGCCGAGGCCGACGGCGAGCTGATCGGCTGCGGCGCGCTGCACGTGATCTGGGAGGACCTCGGCGAGGTGCGCACCCTGCTCGTCCGCGACGACTGGCTCCATCACGGCGTCGGTCGGGCGATCGTCGAGCGGCTCGAGGAGAACGCGCGGGCGCTCGGGCTCACGCGCCTGTTCTGCCTCACGTTCGAGGTCGACTTCTTCGGCCGTCGCGGCTTCACCCCCATCGGGGAGCAGGTCGTCGATCCGGACGTGTACTCGCAGCTCCTCCGCAGCGGCGACGCCGGCGTCGAGGAGTTCCTCGACCTCGCGCACGTGAAGCCGAACACGCTCGGCAACACCCGGATGCTCAAGGTGCTCTGA
- a CDS encoding ATP-dependent Clp protease ATP-binding subunit, with the protein MFERFTDRARRVVVLAQEEAKMLNHNYIGTEHILLGLIHEGEGVAAKALESLGISLDAVREQVQDIIGQGQQQPTGHIPFTPRAKKVLELSLREALQLGHNYIGTEHILLGLIREGEGVAAQVLVKLGADLNKVRQQVIQLLSGAPGREPASVGAQSNDTPSGAQGGSQVLDQFGRNLTQAARDNKLDPVIGREKEAERVMQILSRRSKNNPVLIGEPGVGKTAVVEGLAQAIVKGDVPETLKDKQLYSLDLGSLIAGSRYRGDFEERLKKVTKEIRTRGDIIVFIDEIHTLVGAGAAEGAIDAASILKPLLARGELQTIGATTLDEYRKHFEKDAALERRFQPVQVNEPTLPHAINILKGLRDRYEAHHKVQITDGAIVAAANLADRYVSDRFLPDKAIDLIDEAGARLRLSILSSPPELREFDEKIAAVREQKEIASEEQDFEKAASLRDEEKSLLAERLRLEKQWRAGDVATQAVVDEGLIAEVLAQATGIPVFKLTEEESSRLVFMEKALHQRVIGQEEAIAALSKTIRRQRAGLKDPKRPSGSFIFAGPTGVGKTELAKALAEFLFDDEAALISLDMSEFGEKHTVSRLFGAPPGFVGFEEGGQLTEKVRRKPFSVVLFDEIEKAHPDIFNSLLQILEEGRLTDGQGRIVDFKNTVIIMTTNLGARDIAGGPVGFQIEGNNATSYERMKGKVNEELKRHFKPEFLNRVDDIIVFPQLSKSELVQIVDLFTKRLGERLLDRDMTIELSQSAKERLIEIGFDPALGARPLRRAMQHEIEDRLSEKILHGELDSGDHVKVDAKDGEFLFEHGPRGEKVAVGVNTGGGAISGTPDLAITGND; encoded by the coding sequence ATGTTCGAGAGATTCACGGACCGAGCCCGTCGAGTGGTCGTCCTCGCCCAAGAAGAGGCGAAGATGCTCAACCACAACTACATCGGCACCGAGCACATCCTGCTCGGCCTCATCCACGAGGGCGAGGGCGTCGCAGCCAAGGCGCTGGAGTCGCTCGGCATCTCCCTCGACGCCGTGCGCGAGCAGGTGCAGGACATCATCGGCCAGGGTCAGCAGCAGCCGACCGGCCACATCCCGTTCACGCCGCGCGCCAAGAAGGTGCTCGAGCTGAGCCTCCGCGAGGCCCTGCAGCTCGGTCACAACTACATCGGCACCGAGCACATCCTCCTCGGCCTCATCCGCGAGGGTGAGGGCGTGGCCGCTCAGGTGCTCGTCAAGCTGGGCGCCGACCTCAACAAGGTGCGGCAACAGGTGATCCAGCTGCTCTCCGGCGCTCCGGGCCGCGAGCCCGCGTCCGTCGGCGCGCAGTCCAACGACACCCCGTCGGGTGCGCAGGGCGGCTCGCAGGTGCTCGACCAGTTCGGTCGCAACCTCACGCAGGCCGCGCGCGACAACAAGCTCGACCCGGTCATCGGGCGCGAGAAGGAGGCGGAGCGGGTCATGCAGATCCTCTCCCGCCGCTCCAAGAACAACCCCGTCCTGATCGGCGAGCCCGGCGTCGGCAAGACCGCCGTCGTCGAGGGCCTCGCCCAGGCGATCGTCAAGGGCGATGTGCCCGAGACGCTGAAGGACAAGCAGCTCTACTCGCTCGACCTCGGCTCGCTCATCGCCGGGTCCCGCTACCGCGGTGACTTCGAGGAGCGGCTGAAGAAGGTCACCAAGGAGATCCGCACGCGCGGCGACATCATCGTCTTCATCGACGAGATCCACACCCTCGTGGGTGCGGGCGCCGCCGAGGGCGCGATCGACGCGGCCAGCATCCTCAAGCCGCTGCTCGCGCGCGGTGAGCTCCAGACCATCGGCGCCACCACGCTCGACGAGTACCGCAAGCACTTCGAGAAGGACGCCGCGCTCGAGCGCCGCTTCCAGCCGGTGCAGGTGAACGAGCCGACGCTGCCGCACGCGATCAACATCCTCAAGGGGCTGCGCGACCGGTACGAGGCGCACCACAAGGTGCAGATCACCGACGGTGCGATCGTGGCCGCGGCGAACCTCGCCGACCGCTACGTCTCGGACCGGTTCCTCCCGGACAAGGCCATCGACCTGATCGACGAGGCCGGCGCCCGCCTGCGTCTGTCGATCCTGTCGAGCCCGCCCGAGCTGCGCGAGTTCGACGAGAAGATCGCCGCCGTGCGCGAGCAGAAGGAGATCGCCTCCGAGGAGCAGGACTTCGAGAAGGCCGCCTCCCTGCGCGATGAGGAGAAGAGCCTCCTCGCCGAGCGCCTGCGTCTGGAGAAGCAGTGGCGTGCGGGCGACGTCGCGACCCAGGCGGTCGTCGACGAGGGTCTGATCGCCGAGGTGCTCGCCCAGGCGACCGGCATCCCCGTGTTCAAGCTGACCGAGGAGGAGTCCAGCCGACTCGTCTTCATGGAGAAGGCGCTGCACCAGCGCGTCATCGGCCAGGAGGAGGCCATCGCGGCCCTCTCCAAGACCATTCGTCGTCAGCGTGCCGGCCTCAAGGACCCGAAGCGTCCCTCCGGCTCGTTCATCTTCGCCGGCCCCACGGGCGTCGGAAAGACCGAGCTGGCCAAGGCGCTCGCGGAGTTCCTCTTCGACGACGAGGCCGCGCTCATCTCGCTCGACATGAGCGAGTTCGGCGAGAAGCACACCGTCTCGCGGCTGTTCGGTGCCCCTCCCGGGTTCGTCGGCTTCGAAGAGGGCGGTCAGCTCACGGAGAAGGTGCGGCGCAAGCCGTTCAGCGTGGTCCTCTTCGATGAGATCGAGAAGGCCCACCCGGACATCTTCAACTCGCTGCTGCAGATCCTCGAGGAGGGTCGCCTCACCGACGGCCAGGGTCGGATCGTGGACTTCAAGAACACGGTCATCATCATGACCACGAACCTCGGTGCGCGTGACATCGCCGGAGGCCCCGTGGGCTTCCAGATCGAGGGCAACAACGCCACGAGCTACGAGCGGATGAAGGGCAAGGTCAACGAGGAGCTCAAGCGGCACTTCAAGCCCGAGTTCCTCAACCGCGTCGACGACATCATCGTCTTCCCGCAGCTGAGCAAGAGCGAGCTGGTGCAGATCGTGGACCTGTTCACGAAGCGCCTCGGCGAGCGTCTGCTCGACCGCGACATGACGATCGAGCTGTCGCAGTCGGCCAAGGAGCGCCTGATCGAGATCGGCTTCGACCCGGCTCTGGGTGCTCGTCCGCTGCGTCGCGCGATGCAGCACGAGATCGAGGACCGTCTGTCGGAGAAGATCCTGCACGGCGAGCTCGACTCGGGCGACCACGTGAAGGTCGACGCGAAGGACGGGGAGTTCCTGTTCGAGCACGGCCCGCGCGGCGAGAAGGTCGCGGTCGGCGTCAACACCGGCGGCGGCGCCATCTCCGGCACGCCCGACCTGGCGATCACCGGCAACGACTGA
- a CDS encoding helix-turn-helix domain-containing protein, whose translation MSPAESDDEFTGIHCRLDELLAARGMTLTELSAAVGVSIVNLSVLKNDRARAIRYSTLRAICEALDCEVGDLLVLADR comes from the coding sequence GTGAGCCCGGCGGAGAGCGACGACGAGTTCACGGGCATTCACTGCCGTCTGGACGAGCTGCTGGCGGCTCGCGGGATGACGCTGACGGAGCTGAGCGCCGCCGTGGGCGTCAGCATCGTGAACCTGTCCGTGCTGAAGAACGACCGCGCCCGCGCGATCCGCTACTCCACGTTGCGGGCCATCTGCGAGGCGCTCGACTGCGAGGTCGGCGACCTCCTCGTCCTCGCCGATCGCTGA
- a CDS encoding dicarboxylate/amino acid:cation symporter, which produces MSTTARAQKAPDTRGPVRKLLTSFGFQIIAALVLGIAAGLIGRQLGATAENPTALSGTLDTIGSSYVTLLRAAVVPLIFTAIVASISNLRRVQNAARLAGQTILWFAITAFIAVIIGIVLGLVIQPGSHAGDGLEPGEPYTVGTWWNFLLGLIPQNFLGLTVSTSPGATEGAFTSSVGFNILQVIVVAAVVGIAALKAGKKAEPFLVFTESLLKVIQRVLWWIIRIAPLGTFGLIGSAVIKYGWEKLASLGWFAGAVYIGLALVLFVVYPILVRTHGLSIKQYFSGVWPAVQLAFVSRSSIGTLPLTERVTERNLGVPRSYASFAVPLGATTKMDGCAAIYPAIAAIFVAQFFGIELNFVQYLLIVIVSVVGSAATAGTTGAVVMLTLTLSTLGLPLEGVGLLLAIDPILDMGRTAVNVAGQALVPAIVAKREGILDEELYNAPREGLPFADDSGDDAPEADAASTPEPAGAR; this is translated from the coding sequence ATGAGCACCACCGCACGCGCCCAGAAGGCGCCAGACACCCGCGGGCCGGTCCGGAAGCTGCTGACCTCGTTCGGCTTCCAGATCATCGCCGCCCTCGTCCTCGGCATCGCCGCCGGTCTGATCGGCCGCCAGCTCGGCGCCACGGCCGAGAACCCGACCGCCCTGTCGGGCACCCTCGACACGATCGGCAGCTCCTATGTGACGCTGCTCCGCGCGGCCGTCGTCCCGCTGATCTTCACCGCGATCGTCGCCAGCATCTCGAACCTCCGTCGCGTGCAGAACGCCGCCCGCCTCGCCGGCCAGACGATCCTGTGGTTCGCGATCACCGCTTTCATCGCGGTCATCATCGGCATCGTCCTCGGCCTCGTGATCCAGCCGGGCAGCCACGCCGGCGACGGCCTGGAGCCCGGCGAGCCGTATACGGTCGGCACCTGGTGGAACTTCCTGCTCGGTCTCATCCCGCAGAACTTCCTCGGCCTGACCGTCAGCACCTCCCCCGGCGCCACCGAGGGTGCGTTCACCTCGAGCGTCGGCTTCAACATCCTCCAGGTGATCGTGGTCGCGGCCGTCGTCGGCATCGCGGCGCTCAAGGCCGGCAAGAAGGCCGAGCCGTTCCTCGTCTTCACCGAGTCGCTGCTCAAGGTCATCCAGCGCGTGCTGTGGTGGATCATCCGCATCGCGCCCCTGGGCACGTTCGGCCTCATCGGCTCCGCCGTCATCAAGTACGGCTGGGAGAAGCTCGCCTCCCTCGGCTGGTTCGCGGGCGCGGTCTACATCGGCCTCGCGCTCGTGCTGTTCGTCGTGTATCCGATCCTGGTGCGCACGCACGGCCTCTCCATCAAGCAGTACTTCTCGGGTGTGTGGCCCGCAGTGCAGCTCGCTTTCGTGAGCCGCTCCTCGATCGGCACGCTCCCCCTCACGGAGCGCGTGACCGAGCGCAACCTCGGCGTCCCCCGCTCCTACGCCTCGTTCGCGGTGCCGCTGGGCGCGACGACGAAGATGGACGGCTGCGCCGCGATCTACCCGGCCATCGCCGCGATCTTCGTGGCGCAGTTCTTCGGCATCGAGCTGAACTTCGTGCAGTACCTCCTGATCGTGATCGTCTCGGTCGTCGGTTCCGCCGCCACCGCCGGCACCACGGGCGCGGTCGTCATGCTCACGCTGACGCTGTCCACCCTGGGACTGCCGCTCGAGGGTGTCGGTCTGCTGCTCGCGATCGACCCGATCCTCGACATGGGCCGTACGGCGGTGAATGTCGCGGGTCAGGCACTCGTCCCCGCGATCGTCGCGAAGCGCGAGGGCATCCTCGACGAGGAGCTCTACAACGCACCCCGCGAGGGCCTGCCCTTCGCCGACGACTCCGGCGACGACGCCCCCGAGGCCGACGCCGCTTCCACCCCGGAGCCCGCCGGCGCGCGCTGA
- a CDS encoding cation:proton antiporter encodes MEAGIFYVLVGAVAVAAVARWRGWPAPLLVTVVALAASFLPFVPELEIDGHLLLGLVLPPLLYSAALDVSFVGFKRSLPQIRRLGIWLVLLTAFAVGLVAWWILPSLTLPGALLLGAIVAPPDAVSAAAIGRRLGLPRRIMTVLSGESLINDATSLTLYRVFAAILAGATVSIGGGVGQFLLAVGVGVGIGLVFGIVLHQLRMRIGDPVVIGTFGLLAPFGAYNIAEHLLGSGVLAVVAMGLFVGFNAPRTDYTTRQQEAPLWLSADLLLESFVFAYIGLQFPRVLNDLGSESVGHILLLSGAVLLVVLVVRPLYIYPISAWSNFQDRRRLARMDRGIASGEFDERRRRSRRWRDQSTDELRTQIVRERMAGLRLTWKDNAVISWAGMRGVVTLAIAVAAADLAGLDTEAAHAIVVVAFIVTVGTLLLQGLTLPLLIRRLEIAGDEEHEEDVAALETVKAKSREAGKAYLAEKRREWEQKHGEVDLGMFDAFTKRMTRVEKDTDDAQQVEDTVARPSYDDLVALTKGWLQVRREILVAERDAGELDEEVMRELLAAMDAEELALDTRGATRPLSRS; translated from the coding sequence ATGGAAGCCGGGATCTTCTACGTCCTCGTCGGAGCCGTCGCCGTGGCCGCCGTCGCGCGGTGGCGCGGATGGCCGGCCCCGCTGCTCGTGACCGTCGTCGCGCTGGCCGCGTCGTTCCTGCCGTTCGTGCCGGAGCTGGAGATCGACGGGCACCTGCTGCTCGGCCTCGTGCTGCCGCCGTTGCTGTACTCCGCCGCCCTCGACGTGTCGTTCGTCGGGTTCAAGCGCAGCCTCCCGCAGATCCGCCGTCTCGGGATCTGGCTGGTGCTGCTCACCGCGTTCGCCGTCGGACTCGTGGCCTGGTGGATCCTGCCGTCGCTCACGCTGCCGGGCGCGCTGCTGCTCGGGGCCATCGTCGCTCCGCCGGACGCGGTGTCGGCGGCGGCGATCGGTCGTCGTCTCGGTCTGCCCCGCCGCATCATGACGGTGCTGTCGGGGGAGAGCCTCATCAACGACGCGACCTCGCTCACGCTCTACCGGGTGTTCGCCGCGATCCTCGCCGGGGCGACCGTGTCGATCGGGGGCGGCGTCGGGCAGTTCCTCCTCGCTGTCGGCGTAGGGGTGGGGATCGGGCTCGTCTTCGGAATCGTGCTGCACCAGCTCCGGATGCGCATCGGCGACCCCGTCGTGATCGGCACCTTCGGTCTTCTCGCCCCGTTCGGTGCGTACAACATCGCGGAGCATCTGCTCGGCTCCGGCGTCCTCGCGGTCGTGGCCATGGGCCTCTTCGTCGGCTTCAACGCCCCGCGCACCGACTACACGACCCGGCAGCAGGAGGCGCCGCTGTGGCTGTCGGCCGACCTGCTGCTGGAGAGCTTCGTGTTCGCCTACATCGGCCTCCAGTTCCCGCGGGTGCTCAACGACCTCGGCAGCGAGTCGGTGGGGCACATCCTCCTGCTCTCCGGCGCCGTGCTGCTCGTGGTGCTCGTCGTCCGGCCGCTCTACATCTACCCGATCAGCGCCTGGTCGAACTTCCAGGACCGCCGCCGGCTCGCACGCATGGACCGTGGCATCGCTTCCGGGGAGTTCGACGAGCGTCGCCGGCGGTCCCGGCGATGGCGGGACCAGAGCACGGACGAGCTGCGGACGCAGATCGTGCGGGAGCGCATGGCGGGTCTGCGGCTCACGTGGAAGGACAACGCGGTCATCTCCTGGGCGGGCATGCGCGGCGTGGTGACCCTGGCGATCGCGGTGGCCGCCGCCGACCTGGCCGGCCTCGACACCGAGGCCGCGCACGCCATCGTCGTGGTCGCCTTCATCGTCACCGTCGGCACGCTCCTGCTGCAGGGGCTCACGCTGCCGCTGCTCATCCGGCGCTTGGAGATCGCCGGGGATGAGGAGCACGAGGAGGACGTCGCGGCGTTGGAGACGGTCAAGGCCAAGAGCCGCGAGGCGGGCAAGGCCTATCTCGCCGAGAAGCGTCGGGAGTGGGAGCAGAAGCACGGCGAGGTCGACCTCGGCATGTTCGACGCGTTCACGAAGCGCATGACCCGGGTGGAGAAGGACACCGACGACGCGCAGCAGGTCGAGGACACCGTGGCCCGCCCGTCCTACGACGACCTCGTCGCGCTGACCAAGGGATGGCTGCAGGTGCGACGGGAGATCCTCGTCGCTGAGCGCGATGCCGGGGAGCTCGACGAGGAGGTCATGCGGGAGCTGCTGGCCGCGATGGACGCCGAGGAGCTCGCGCTCGACACCCGCGGCGCGACCCGCCCCCTGAGCCGCAGCTGA
- a CDS encoding MerR family transcriptional regulator — MTARDSRTPLYGIAVAAQLVDLPEATIRLFESKGLLAPARSDGGTRRYSDDDITRLRRAAELRGDGINIAGIARVLDLQDENAGLREALDADGPGRERPVRD, encoded by the coding sequence ATGACCGCACGCGACTCGCGCACCCCGCTCTACGGCATCGCCGTCGCCGCCCAGCTCGTCGACCTGCCGGAGGCGACGATCCGACTCTTCGAGAGCAAGGGGCTTCTCGCGCCCGCTCGCAGTGACGGCGGCACGCGTCGGTACAGCGACGACGACATCACCCGCCTGCGTCGCGCGGCCGAACTCCGCGGGGACGGCATCAACATCGCCGGGATCGCGCGGGTCCTCGACCTGCAAGACGAGAACGCGGGCCTCCGCGAAGCCCTCGATGCGGACGGGCCGGGACGGGAGCGCCCCGTCCGCGACTGA
- a CDS encoding Hsp20/alpha crystallin family protein yields MALTFDPFSQLDRFAASVLDSVRAPRSMPVDLYRDGDRYILHADLPGADPGSIDVDLDGGQLTIRAQRTADTREGVRWLARERGAGSFLRQFSLGDGVDLDNISASYESGVLSVVIPVSERAKPRKIVVESGEQRQAIDA; encoded by the coding sequence ATGGCACTGACCTTCGATCCCTTCAGCCAGCTCGACCGCTTCGCCGCGAGCGTCTTGGACTCCGTGCGCGCGCCCCGGTCGATGCCGGTGGACCTGTACCGCGACGGGGACCGCTACATCCTGCACGCCGACCTCCCCGGCGCCGACCCGGGCTCCATCGACGTCGACCTCGACGGCGGTCAGCTCACGATCCGCGCCCAGCGCACGGCCGACACCCGTGAGGGCGTGCGCTGGCTCGCCCGCGAGCGCGGGGCCGGGTCGTTCCTGCGCCAGTTCTCGCTCGGCGACGGTGTGGACCTCGACAACATCAGCGCCTCGTATGAGAGCGGTGTCCTGTCGGTCGTCATCCCCGTCAGCGAGCGGGCGAAGCCGCGCAAGATCGTCGTCGAGTCCGGCGAACAGCGCCAGGCGATCGACGCCTGA
- a CDS encoding DUF2795 domain-containing protein, which translates to MALSSTLDRFLADMEYPATRDDLLREATRDGLPAEDRAVLRDLPEQSYSAAWLIRYRLARTALADALTPASRLAA; encoded by the coding sequence ATGGCACTCTCCTCGACCCTCGACCGTTTCCTCGCCGACATGGAGTACCCGGCGACCCGCGACGATCTCCTGCGCGAAGCGACGCGGGACGGGCTACCGGCGGAAGATCGCGCGGTGCTGCGCGACCTGCCCGAACAGAGCTACAGCGCCGCCTGGCTCATCCGCTACCGCCTCGCCCGCACCGCCCTCGCCGACGCGCTCACCCCCGCCTCGCGACTCGCCGCCTAG
- a CDS encoding LLM class flavin-dependent oxidoreductase, which produces MNDVALSVLDLVPVRSGQTSAEAISASLSLAATADRLGYRRYWFAEHHNMPAVASTTPPVLIAAAATRTSRIRLGSGGVMLPNHAPLIVAEQFAALEAIAPGRIDLGLGRAPGSDPVITQLLRGSGTTSDVEQFPRHVQDIAALFTADGATVRFTSGGEYTVRATPAATGVPEVWLLGSSDYSAQLAASLGLPYVFANHFSGQGLERALDLYRTNYRPSEEHPEPRTFLTVNAVAAPTAEEAEARALPQLRMMARLRLNQPLVALETVEQALAAEHDAATDQVVEAARSRWFVGTGESVAAEVRSFATTYGVDEVMLSPVAGAYDAEPKDSAAGRAQTLELVAGA; this is translated from the coding sequence ATGAACGACGTCGCCCTCTCCGTCCTCGACCTCGTGCCGGTCCGCTCCGGCCAGACCAGCGCCGAGGCCATCTCCGCCTCCCTCTCCCTCGCCGCGACCGCCGACCGGCTCGGCTACCGCCGGTACTGGTTCGCCGAGCACCACAACATGCCCGCGGTCGCCTCGACCACGCCGCCGGTCCTCATCGCGGCCGCCGCCACGCGCACCTCCCGCATCCGTCTCGGCTCCGGCGGCGTCATGCTCCCGAACCACGCGCCCCTCATCGTGGCCGAGCAGTTCGCCGCCCTGGAGGCCATCGCGCCCGGACGTATCGACCTGGGCCTCGGCCGCGCCCCCGGCAGCGACCCCGTGATCACCCAGCTCCTCCGGGGATCCGGGACCACCAGCGACGTGGAGCAGTTCCCCCGCCACGTGCAGGACATCGCGGCGCTCTTCACCGCCGACGGCGCCACCGTGCGCTTCACCTCCGGCGGGGAGTACACCGTGCGGGCGACCCCCGCCGCGACAGGAGTGCCCGAGGTGTGGCTGCTGGGGTCGAGCGACTACTCCGCACAGCTCGCCGCCTCCCTCGGCCTGCCGTACGTGTTCGCGAACCACTTCTCCGGACAGGGCCTGGAACGCGCCCTCGACCTCTACCGCACGAACTACCGTCCGAGCGAGGAGCATCCGGAGCCGCGGACCTTCCTCACCGTGAACGCCGTCGCGGCACCGACCGCGGAGGAGGCGGAGGCCCGCGCCCTCCCGCAGCTGCGGATGATGGCGCGACTCCGGCTCAACCAGCCGCTCGTCGCGCTGGAGACCGTCGAACAGGCCCTCGCCGCAGAGCACGACGCCGCAACGGACCAGGTGGTCGAGGCCGCGCGGTCACGGTGGTTCGTCGGCACCGGGGAGTCCGTCGCCGCGGAGGTCCGCTCCTTCGCGACGACCTACGGGGTGGACGAGGTCATGCTCTCCCCCGTCGCCGGAGCCTACGACGCGGAGCCGAAGGACTCGGCTGCGGGGCGCGCCCAGACGCTGGAGCTCGTCGCGGGGGCGTGA
- a CDS encoding endonuclease domain-containing protein, with protein sequence MRHRIPLPPDLGPHFAVRDAAANGVGRKRYSSRDLSRPFAGVRSTVEPATFDDRVASYLPRLRQGQAFAGRTALRLWGLPTPVRWSPGEPLDVAVPTGTSPPRTAGVRGRRIAPGRADAWHIHGVPTVDPVSTLFLCAREFASTPMVVALDALLTASDVYPGLRTGRPVATADSIERHLVRWERFPGCGRIREALPLARPGVESPKETETRLLLVSLGLPEPAVQHVVSTGGRFLARVDLAYPEYRIAIEYEGDGHRTDRDQWRADIRRQRDLEDHGWLVIRMTELDLRDGGTVLAARVRRALDVRRHLWG encoded by the coding sequence ATGCGACACCGGATCCCTCTTCCACCTGACCTCGGCCCTCACTTCGCCGTGCGCGACGCCGCCGCCAACGGGGTCGGGCGGAAGAGGTACTCCAGCAGAGACCTCTCGCGGCCGTTCGCCGGCGTGCGGTCGACGGTGGAGCCCGCCACGTTCGACGATCGAGTCGCCTCCTACCTGCCGCGCCTCCGCCAGGGCCAGGCCTTCGCCGGCCGTACGGCCCTGCGACTGTGGGGCCTTCCCACACCCGTCCGCTGGTCGCCCGGCGAGCCCCTCGATGTCGCTGTGCCCACCGGGACATCACCGCCCCGGACGGCCGGTGTCCGGGGGCGTCGTATCGCGCCCGGACGGGCAGATGCGTGGCACATCCACGGAGTGCCGACGGTCGACCCGGTCAGCACACTGTTCCTGTGTGCACGGGAGTTCGCGTCGACGCCGATGGTCGTCGCGCTCGATGCCCTGCTCACGGCGTCCGATGTCTATCCGGGGCTGAGGACGGGCCGGCCTGTGGCAACCGCGGACAGCATCGAACGGCACTTGGTGCGCTGGGAACGCTTCCCCGGGTGCGGCCGCATCCGAGAGGCGCTGCCGCTCGCGCGCCCGGGTGTCGAGTCCCCGAAGGAGACGGAGACCCGCCTGCTGCTCGTGAGCCTCGGACTGCCGGAGCCCGCCGTCCAGCACGTCGTCTCCACGGGCGGACGCTTCCTCGCCAGGGTCGACCTCGCCTATCCGGAATACCGCATCGCCATCGAATACGAAGGCGACGGCCACCGGACGGACCGCGATCAGTGGCGGGCCGATATCCGGCGCCAACGCGACCTCGAAGACCACGGGTGGCTCGTGATCCGGATGACCGAGCTCGATCTGCGCGATGGCGGAACGGTTCTCGCCGCGCGCGTCCGTCGTGCGCTCGACGTTCGACGCCACCTCTGGGGTTGA
- a CDS encoding methyltransferase encodes MSTKTLALWVAYGTNGVVGSIRHDEDGYVVTMAGADAAAGTYPSLASAKGALHSRMLPGSAWPRFQEH; translated from the coding sequence ATGAGCACCAAGACACTCGCACTGTGGGTCGCCTACGGGACGAACGGTGTGGTGGGGAGCATCCGCCACGATGAGGACGGCTATGTGGTGACCATGGCGGGAGCGGACGCGGCGGCCGGAACCTATCCCAGCCTCGCCTCTGCGAAGGGCGCGCTGCATTCCCGCATGCTGCCCGGCAGCGCCTGGCCGCGGTTCCAGGAGCACTGA